One window from the genome of Esox lucius isolate fEsoLuc1 chromosome 23, fEsoLuc1.pri, whole genome shotgun sequence encodes:
- the nap1l1 gene encoding nucleosome assembly protein 1-like 1 isoform X1, giving the protein MADMDNKDQAELDPADMEDVEEVEEEETGEDVNSKVPGFVRLPSARQLTVQMMQNPQILAALQERLDGLVGSPSGYMESLPKVVKRRVNALKNLQVKCAHIEAKFYEEVHELERKYAALYQPLFDKRSDIVKAAYEPTDEECEWKADDEEELTEEMKEKAKVEEEKKDEEKEDPKGIPEFWLTVFKNVDLLSDMLQEHDEPILKHLQDIKVKFSDQGQPMSFSLEFYFEPNEFFTNTLLTKTYKMRSEPDESDPFSFDGPEIMGCTGCTIDWTKGKNVTLKTIKKKQKHKGRGTVRTVTKTVPNDSFFNFFTPPEVPESGELDEDSEAVLAADFEIGHFIRERIVPRAVLYFTGEAIEDDDDDYDEEGEEADDEEGEEEGEEENDPDYDPKKDANPPAECKQQ; this is encoded by the exons ATGGCTGATATGGATAA CAAAGACcaggctgagctggacccagcGGACATGGAGGACGttgaggaggtggaagaggaggagactgGCGAGGATGTCAACAGCAAAG tGCCTGGTTTTGTCCGTCTCCCCTCAGCTCGTCAGCTGACTGTGCAGATGATGCAGAACCCACAGATCCTGGCCGCGTTGCAGGAGAGGCTGGACGGTCTGGTGGGATCGCCGTCAGGTTACATGGAAAG CTTACCCAAGGTAGTGAAGAGGCGCGTCAATGCCCTGAAGAACCTCCAAGTCAAATGTGCCCACATAGAGGCGAAGTTCTACGAAGAGGTCCATGAGCTGGAGAGGAAGTATGCTGCGCTCTACCAGCCCCTCTTCGACAAG CGAAGTGACATTGTTAAAGCAGCCTACGAGCCCACTGATGAGGAGTGTGAGTGGAAAGCGGACGACGAGGAAGAGCTGACC GAAGAGATGAAGGAGAAGGCGAAGGTGGAGGAGGAAAAGAAGGACGAGGAGAAGGAGGACCCCAAAGGCATTCCAGAGTTCTGGCTAACGGTTTTCAAGAATGTGGACCTGCTCAGCGACATGCTGCAG gaaCATGACGAGCCAATTCTCAAGCACTTACAGGATATCAAAGTTAAATTCTCAGACCAAGGCCAGCCCATG AGCTTCTCATTAGAATTCTACTTTGAGCCCAATGAGTTCTTCACAAACACTTTGTTGACAAAAACCTACAAGATGAGGTCAGAGCCTGACGAGAGTGACCCCTTTTCCTTCGACGGGCCAGAGATCATGGGCTGTACAGG CTGCACGATCGACTGGACGAAGGGCAAGAACGTCACATTGAAAACCATAaagaagaaacagaaacacaagggGCGCGGCACCGTCCGCACCGTCACCAAAACAGTCCCTAATGATTCGTTCTTCAACTTCTTCACCCCGCCTGAAGTCCCCGAGAGCGGAGAGTTG GACGAAGACTCCGAGGCTGTCCTGGCTGCGGACTTTGAGATCGGCCACTTCATCCGCGAGCGCATCGTCCCCAGGGCTGTACTGTATTTCACAGGCGAGGCCATTGAGGATGACGATGATGAC TACGACGAGGAAGGGGAGGAGGCCGATGATGAG gagggggaggaagagggagaagaggagaatgaCCCTGATTATGATCCCAAG AAAGATGCAAATCCACCTGCCGAGTGCAAGCAGCAATGA
- the nap1l1 gene encoding nucleosome assembly protein 1-like 1 isoform X2 produces the protein MADMDNKDQAELDPADMEDVEEVEEEETGEDVNSKARQLTVQMMQNPQILAALQERLDGLVGSPSGYMESLPKVVKRRVNALKNLQVKCAHIEAKFYEEVHELERKYAALYQPLFDKRSDIVKAAYEPTDEECEWKADDEEELTEEMKEKAKVEEEKKDEEKEDPKGIPEFWLTVFKNVDLLSDMLQEHDEPILKHLQDIKVKFSDQGQPMSFSLEFYFEPNEFFTNTLLTKTYKMRSEPDESDPFSFDGPEIMGCTGCTIDWTKGKNVTLKTIKKKQKHKGRGTVRTVTKTVPNDSFFNFFTPPEVPESGELDEDSEAVLAADFEIGHFIRERIVPRAVLYFTGEAIEDDDDDYDEEGEEADDEEGEEEGEEENDPDYDPKKDANPPAECKQQ, from the exons ATGGCTGATATGGATAA CAAAGACcaggctgagctggacccagcGGACATGGAGGACGttgaggaggtggaagaggaggagactgGCGAGGATGTCAACAGCAAAG CTCGTCAGCTGACTGTGCAGATGATGCAGAACCCACAGATCCTGGCCGCGTTGCAGGAGAGGCTGGACGGTCTGGTGGGATCGCCGTCAGGTTACATGGAAAG CTTACCCAAGGTAGTGAAGAGGCGCGTCAATGCCCTGAAGAACCTCCAAGTCAAATGTGCCCACATAGAGGCGAAGTTCTACGAAGAGGTCCATGAGCTGGAGAGGAAGTATGCTGCGCTCTACCAGCCCCTCTTCGACAAG CGAAGTGACATTGTTAAAGCAGCCTACGAGCCCACTGATGAGGAGTGTGAGTGGAAAGCGGACGACGAGGAAGAGCTGACC GAAGAGATGAAGGAGAAGGCGAAGGTGGAGGAGGAAAAGAAGGACGAGGAGAAGGAGGACCCCAAAGGCATTCCAGAGTTCTGGCTAACGGTTTTCAAGAATGTGGACCTGCTCAGCGACATGCTGCAG gaaCATGACGAGCCAATTCTCAAGCACTTACAGGATATCAAAGTTAAATTCTCAGACCAAGGCCAGCCCATG AGCTTCTCATTAGAATTCTACTTTGAGCCCAATGAGTTCTTCACAAACACTTTGTTGACAAAAACCTACAAGATGAGGTCAGAGCCTGACGAGAGTGACCCCTTTTCCTTCGACGGGCCAGAGATCATGGGCTGTACAGG CTGCACGATCGACTGGACGAAGGGCAAGAACGTCACATTGAAAACCATAaagaagaaacagaaacacaagggGCGCGGCACCGTCCGCACCGTCACCAAAACAGTCCCTAATGATTCGTTCTTCAACTTCTTCACCCCGCCTGAAGTCCCCGAGAGCGGAGAGTTG GACGAAGACTCCGAGGCTGTCCTGGCTGCGGACTTTGAGATCGGCCACTTCATCCGCGAGCGCATCGTCCCCAGGGCTGTACTGTATTTCACAGGCGAGGCCATTGAGGATGACGATGATGAC TACGACGAGGAAGGGGAGGAGGCCGATGATGAG gagggggaggaagagggagaagaggagaatgaCCCTGATTATGATCCCAAG AAAGATGCAAATCCACCTGCCGAGTGCAAGCAGCAATGA
- the phlda1 gene encoding pleckstrin homology-like domain family A member 1, producing the protein MLENGGKVLKEGLLEKRSDGLLQLWKKKHCVLTEDGVLLHPPKQHDHPHHQNHHGGGDTGKVKELHFANMKTVDCVERKGKYVYFTVVMSEGKEIDFRCPQDEGWNAEITLQMVHYKNRQAILAVKSTRQKQQLLVVQLPGQKMIRSSPNVA; encoded by the coding sequence ATGCTGGAGAACGGCGGTAAGGTTCTGAAAGAGGGGCTTCTGGAGAAGCGAAGCGACGGCTTGCTGCAGCTTTGGAAGAAGAAGCACTGCGTCCTCACGGAGGACGGGGTTCTGCTTCACCCGCCGAAGCAGCACGATCACCCGCACCATCAGAACCACCACGGCGGAGGAGACACCGGTAAAGTCAAGGAGCTGCACTTTGCCAACATGAAAACTGTGGACTGCGTCGAGAGAAAGGGGAAATATGTATACTTCACTGTGGTCATGTCGGAGGGCAAGGAGATAGATTTCAGGTGTCCACAGGACGAGGGTTGGAACGCTGAGATAACTTTGCAGATGGTGCATTACAAGAATAGGCAGGCGATCCTGGCGGTGAAGTCGACTAGACAGAAACAGCAGCTTCTCGTAGTTCAGCTCCCGGGACAGAAAATGATTCGGAGCTCGCCAAACGTTGCGTGA
- the nap1l1 gene encoding nucleosome assembly protein 1-like 1 isoform X3 translates to MADMDNKDQAELDPADMEDVEEVEEEETGEDVNSKVPGFVRLPSARQLTVQMMQNPQILAALQERLDGLVGSPSGYMESLPKVVKRRVNALKNLQVKCAHIEAKFYEEVHELERKYAALYQPLFDKRSDIVKAAYEPTDEECEWKADDEEELTEEMKEKAKVEEEKKDEEKEDPKGIPEFWLTVFKNVDLLSDMLQEHDEPILKHLQDIKVKFSDQGQPMSFSLEFYFEPNEFFTNTLLTKTYKMRSEPDESDPFSFDGPEIMGCTGCTIDWTKGKNVTLKTIKKKQKHKGRGTVRTVTKTVPNDSFFNFFTPPEVPESGELDEDSEAVLAADFEIGHFIRERIVPRAVLYFTGEAIEDDDDDYDEEGEEADDEEGEEEGEEENDPDYDPKV, encoded by the exons ATGGCTGATATGGATAA CAAAGACcaggctgagctggacccagcGGACATGGAGGACGttgaggaggtggaagaggaggagactgGCGAGGATGTCAACAGCAAAG tGCCTGGTTTTGTCCGTCTCCCCTCAGCTCGTCAGCTGACTGTGCAGATGATGCAGAACCCACAGATCCTGGCCGCGTTGCAGGAGAGGCTGGACGGTCTGGTGGGATCGCCGTCAGGTTACATGGAAAG CTTACCCAAGGTAGTGAAGAGGCGCGTCAATGCCCTGAAGAACCTCCAAGTCAAATGTGCCCACATAGAGGCGAAGTTCTACGAAGAGGTCCATGAGCTGGAGAGGAAGTATGCTGCGCTCTACCAGCCCCTCTTCGACAAG CGAAGTGACATTGTTAAAGCAGCCTACGAGCCCACTGATGAGGAGTGTGAGTGGAAAGCGGACGACGAGGAAGAGCTGACC GAAGAGATGAAGGAGAAGGCGAAGGTGGAGGAGGAAAAGAAGGACGAGGAGAAGGAGGACCCCAAAGGCATTCCAGAGTTCTGGCTAACGGTTTTCAAGAATGTGGACCTGCTCAGCGACATGCTGCAG gaaCATGACGAGCCAATTCTCAAGCACTTACAGGATATCAAAGTTAAATTCTCAGACCAAGGCCAGCCCATG AGCTTCTCATTAGAATTCTACTTTGAGCCCAATGAGTTCTTCACAAACACTTTGTTGACAAAAACCTACAAGATGAGGTCAGAGCCTGACGAGAGTGACCCCTTTTCCTTCGACGGGCCAGAGATCATGGGCTGTACAGG CTGCACGATCGACTGGACGAAGGGCAAGAACGTCACATTGAAAACCATAaagaagaaacagaaacacaagggGCGCGGCACCGTCCGCACCGTCACCAAAACAGTCCCTAATGATTCGTTCTTCAACTTCTTCACCCCGCCTGAAGTCCCCGAGAGCGGAGAGTTG GACGAAGACTCCGAGGCTGTCCTGGCTGCGGACTTTGAGATCGGCCACTTCATCCGCGAGCGCATCGTCCCCAGGGCTGTACTGTATTTCACAGGCGAGGCCATTGAGGATGACGATGATGAC TACGACGAGGAAGGGGAGGAGGCCGATGATGAG gagggggaggaagagggagaagaggagaatgaCCCTGATTATGATCCCAAG GTTTAA